The Mucilaginibacter terrenus genome has a segment encoding these proteins:
- the pulA gene encoding type I pullulanase has protein sequence MILLLVITLTSLRPVADNYPVYNGTDLGVTYSPLKTVFKVWAPQASAAKLRLYSKGHGGNALQTLDLKQQENGVWSATVLKDIKNQYYTFQVMQAGKWLLEVPDMYAKAVGSNGKRGMVVNLAETNPAGWAADKKPALKNFTDIVLYETHVRDISIDPNSGITHKGKFLGLAEVGTRSTDGQFTGLSHMKELGITHVHLLPSFDFATIDESKSSNGQYNWGYDPQNYNVPEGSYATDAYNGNVRIREFKQMVKAMHANGLRVVLDVVYNHTNDTEHSVFNQFAPGYFYRKTASGQYSNGTGCGNETASERPMMRKFMIESVLYWAKEYHIDGFRFDLMGVHDIATMNALSDALHRYDPTIFIYGEGWTAGDSVLPDSLRATKAHTAQLHQIAAFGDDMRDGLKGGFSDVKSRGFVSAQAGTAESVKFGIAGAVQHPQIDYSAVNYSKVPWASQPYQAISYASCHDDNSLFDRLKIANPDATEAELIKMDKLSNTTVLTSQGISFLHSGAEFLRTKKGVANSYKSPDSINQIDWYRKTHYKAVYDYYRGLVNLRKSHPAFRMPTTELIQKHLSFITTNDKELIAYTLNGNANRDKWTTIMVILNGNASAKQYKLPAGNWTIVADGDKVNQQGISTVSNIITIPATTGYILHQ, from the coding sequence ATGATACTTTTATTGGTGATCACTTTAACATCACTCAGGCCGGTAGCAGATAACTATCCGGTTTATAACGGAACTGACCTGGGCGTCACCTATTCCCCTTTAAAAACAGTATTCAAAGTTTGGGCGCCTCAAGCATCGGCTGCTAAGCTTCGCCTGTACTCCAAAGGCCACGGCGGTAATGCGCTCCAAACGCTTGACTTGAAGCAACAAGAGAATGGTGTTTGGTCGGCAACGGTGTTAAAGGATATTAAAAACCAGTATTATACCTTTCAGGTGATGCAAGCCGGTAAATGGTTGCTGGAAGTGCCTGATATGTATGCTAAAGCCGTAGGTAGTAATGGAAAACGCGGCATGGTAGTTAACCTGGCAGAAACAAACCCTGCTGGCTGGGCTGCTGATAAAAAGCCGGCATTAAAGAACTTTACCGATATAGTACTGTACGAGACTCATGTAAGAGACATTTCCATTGACCCAAATTCCGGGATTACACATAAAGGAAAATTTCTGGGCTTAGCCGAAGTGGGTACCAGAAGCACCGACGGCCAGTTTACAGGATTAAGCCATATGAAAGAGCTGGGTATAACCCATGTTCATCTACTCCCCTCTTTTGACTTTGCTACAATTGATGAATCTAAATCATCAAACGGTCAGTACAATTGGGGTTATGACCCACAGAACTATAACGTACCTGAAGGTAGCTACGCAACCGATGCATATAACGGTAATGTTCGCATCCGCGAATTTAAGCAGATGGTAAAAGCCATGCACGCTAACGGGCTGAGGGTAGTTTTAGATGTAGTTTACAATCACACAAATGATACTGAACACTCGGTATTTAATCAGTTTGCACCGGGATACTTTTACCGCAAAACTGCTTCGGGCCAATACTCCAATGGAACGGGATGTGGTAATGAGACTGCATCTGAACGGCCGATGATGCGCAAATTCATGATCGAATCGGTATTGTATTGGGCCAAAGAATACCACATTGATGGTTTTAGGTTTGACTTGATGGGAGTGCATGACATTGCTACTATGAACGCGTTAAGTGATGCGCTTCACAGATACGACCCCACTATATTTATCTACGGCGAAGGCTGGACCGCTGGTGATAGCGTATTGCCTGACAGCCTGCGTGCAACCAAAGCCCACACAGCACAACTACACCAGATAGCCGCATTTGGGGATGACATGCGAGACGGACTTAAAGGTGGCTTTAGTGATGTAAAATCCCGAGGGTTTGTGAGTGCACAGGCTGGTACCGCAGAAAGTGTAAAATTTGGCATTGCCGGTGCAGTACAACACCCCCAAATAGATTACAGTGCTGTAAATTATTCTAAAGTGCCATGGGCTAGTCAACCCTACCAGGCTATAAGTTATGCATCCTGCCATGACGACAATTCTTTGTTCGATCGCCTTAAAATAGCTAATCCTGATGCTACTGAAGCAGAGTTGATAAAGATGGATAAACTTAGCAATACAACAGTGCTTACCTCACAAGGTATATCGTTTTTGCACTCGGGTGCAGAATTCCTGCGAACTAAGAAAGGAGTAGCCAACTCTTACAAATCGCCAGATAGTATTAACCAGATTGACTGGTATCGCAAAACTCATTATAAGGCTGTTTATGATTACTACAGGGGTCTTGTTAATTTACGTAAAAGTCATCCGGCATTTCGAATGCCAACAACTGAACTGATTCAGAAGCACCTCAGTTTTATAACAACGAACGACAAGGAACTAATTGCTTACACATTGAACGGCAACGCGAATAGAGATAAGTGGACCACTATTATGGTTATCCTTAACGGCAATGCTTCTGCAAAGCAATATAAATTGCCGGCCGGCAACTGGACAATCGTAGCTGACGGTGACAAAGTGAACCAGCAAGGCATTTCTACCGTTAGCAATATTATTACCATACCTGCAACTACCGGTTATATTTTACATCAATAA
- a CDS encoding MFS transporter: MTVLTEQATGQAIVEPHKVIERPQLTFWQIFNMSFGFLGIQFGFALQNGNASRILQSFGADVEHLSLFWLAAPITGMIVQPIIGHYSDRTWNRLGRRKPYFLTGGILSALALLFMPNSAMLMFLPPVMVGAGILMIMDASFNVAMEPFRALIGDNLPDNQRSLGFSIQTFLIGLGAVTGSVLPWLISYFMGTKAAAPGHVQPNVIYSFYVGAAVMIICLLWTVLRTKEYSPTEYAQFHPEEAEAEQSNGLGEIIKDFKRMPMAMRQLGLVQFFSWFALFSMWVFASPAIATHVFHVDLKDTTSVNAAKAGDWVTLMFGVYNGISALYALCLPAIARATSRKLAHSFSLIAGGIGLISIFFIQNQYMLIISMAGIGLAWASILAMPYAILSGSIPAKKMGVYMGIFNFFITFPQIINGFFGGWIVKNLFGGQAIYALVLAGIFMLCAAVSVIYVQDGKDIKYQKIK, translated from the coding sequence ATGACAGTTTTAACAGAACAGGCAACGGGGCAAGCTATTGTAGAACCGCACAAGGTTATTGAGCGCCCGCAACTTACCTTCTGGCAGATATTCAATATGAGCTTTGGCTTTTTGGGTATTCAGTTTGGCTTTGCGCTTCAAAACGGCAACGCATCACGCATATTGCAAAGCTTTGGTGCAGATGTGGAGCACTTGTCACTATTTTGGCTTGCGGCGCCAATTACCGGCATGATCGTTCAGCCTATCATAGGGCATTACAGCGACCGCACCTGGAACCGCCTGGGCCGTCGCAAGCCGTATTTTTTAACAGGTGGCATTCTGTCTGCTTTGGCGTTACTATTTATGCCAAACTCAGCTATGCTGATGTTTTTACCACCGGTAATGGTAGGTGCAGGTATCCTTATGATAATGGATGCGTCTTTTAATGTTGCGATGGAACCCTTTCGGGCGTTAATCGGTGATAACTTGCCGGATAACCAACGCAGTTTAGGATTTTCTATCCAAACGTTTCTGATTGGGCTGGGCGCTGTTACGGGTTCTGTACTACCTTGGCTTATTAGTTACTTCATGGGTACCAAAGCAGCAGCTCCGGGTCATGTACAACCAAATGTGATTTACTCCTTTTATGTAGGGGCTGCTGTAATGATTATTTGCCTGTTGTGGACAGTTCTGCGAACCAAAGAGTACTCACCTACCGAATATGCGCAATTTCACCCGGAAGAAGCAGAAGCGGAACAGTCCAACGGATTAGGTGAAATTATAAAGGATTTTAAACGTATGCCAATGGCGATGAGGCAACTGGGTTTAGTGCAATTCTTCTCCTGGTTTGCGTTATTCTCTATGTGGGTATTTGCGTCGCCCGCCATCGCTACCCATGTTTTTCATGTAGATTTAAAAGATACAACATCCGTCAATGCGGCAAAAGCCGGCGATTGGGTAACGCTAATGTTTGGGGTTTATAACGGTATCTCAGCGTTGTACGCTTTATGCTTGCCAGCCATTGCCCGCGCAACAAGCCGTAAGCTGGCACATTCATTTTCGCTGATAGCAGGCGGTATAGGGTTGATCTCTATCTTCTTTATTCAAAATCAATACATGCTTATTATCAGCATGGCAGGTATTGGTCTTGCCTGGGCAAGCATATTGGCTATGCCTTATGCGATCCTTTCAGGTTCTATCCCCGCTAAGAAGATGGGCGTTTACATGGGGATCTTCAACTTCTTTATCACTTTTCCACAGATCATAAATGGCTTTTTCGGAGGCTGGATTGTAAAGAACCTTTTTGGCGGACAAGCCATTTACGCGCTGGTGCTTGCAGGCATTTTCATGCTTTGTGCTGCGGTATCTGTGATATATGTACAAGACGGTAAAGACATCAAGTATCAAAAAATCAAATAG
- a CDS encoding glycoside hydrolase family 13 protein, with protein MKLRFNITLTFLLLSGCLLAQIPALERIEPAFWWVGFKNPKVQLIVHGDKISASAVSLSYPGVKLTAVHKVENSNYLFLDLNIGAATRPGKFPITFKQAGKKDVVYTYELKQRNKSGQWAQGVTNKDLIYLLMPDRFSNGDPSNDVVPGMLETGLHRDSMYSRHGGDIQGLINHLPYLKDLGVTAIWMTPEIENDEPHASYHGYAVTDYYKIDRRFGTNELFKTYVAKSHAMGLKVIKDLVHNHIGTESWLIQDMPMKSWVHQWPKYTNSNFRDAAVMDPHGAAADKKQMLDGWFDKRMADVNQSNPYVQNYLTQNHIWWIEYAGIDGLRLDTYPYNDAAYMADWARKIKAEFPHLSIFGETLVWSVANQAYFTQGNTVNRGFDTQLPGITDAQIKDAITEALNGKEGWTDGVNRLYNIVAQDFMYQDATRNTIFLDNHDMSRFYSVVNEDFTKFKSGMAMLLTMRGVPQMYYGDEILMKGYSNPDGLVREDFSGGWAGDRKDKFTADGRDKQENEAFNYVRTLANYRKTTPALQTGKLMQYIPRNGIYTYFRYDAQKTVMITYNGGEKDAVSNAEDFKERTTGFTTGTNIITHEKLGNLKQLNIPAKTALVIELSK; from the coding sequence ATGAAATTAAGGTTTAATATTACGCTGACCTTTTTGTTATTGTCAGGCTGCCTGCTGGCGCAAATTCCTGCCCTTGAACGGATAGAACCTGCTTTTTGGTGGGTAGGTTTCAAGAATCCTAAAGTACAGCTTATAGTACATGGTGACAAAATATCTGCAAGTGCTGTGAGCTTAAGCTATCCGGGGGTGAAACTTACTGCAGTGCATAAAGTAGAGAATAGCAATTACTTGTTTCTTGATCTTAACATTGGCGCGGCAACCCGCCCGGGCAAATTCCCTATCACCTTTAAGCAAGCTGGGAAAAAAGATGTGGTTTACACCTATGAGCTTAAGCAGCGAAATAAATCAGGACAATGGGCGCAAGGAGTAACCAATAAAGATTTGATATATCTGCTGATGCCCGATCGTTTTTCAAATGGTGATCCGTCTAACGATGTGGTACCAGGCATGTTAGAAACAGGGCTGCACCGAGATTCGATGTATTCTCGTCACGGCGGAGATATACAAGGGTTAATCAACCACCTCCCCTACCTCAAAGACTTAGGTGTAACTGCAATATGGATGACACCCGAGATAGAGAACGATGAGCCGCATGCATCTTACCATGGCTACGCCGTTACAGATTACTATAAAATAGACAGGCGTTTTGGCACCAACGAGTTATTTAAAACTTATGTTGCCAAAAGCCACGCGATGGGATTAAAAGTGATAAAAGACCTCGTACACAACCATATTGGCACCGAAAGCTGGCTTATACAAGATATGCCGATGAAAAGCTGGGTGCACCAATGGCCTAAATACACAAATTCTAACTTCCGTGATGCTGCAGTGATGGACCCACATGGTGCTGCTGCTGACAAAAAGCAGATGCTGGATGGATGGTTTGACAAACGCATGGCTGATGTAAACCAAAGCAACCCTTACGTGCAAAACTATCTTACGCAAAACCACATATGGTGGATAGAATACGCTGGTATAGATGGATTAAGACTGGACACTTACCCTTACAATGACGCTGCATACATGGCAGACTGGGCCAGGAAAATAAAAGCAGAGTTTCCTCACCTTTCCATCTTTGGTGAAACATTGGTATGGTCTGTTGCTAACCAGGCGTATTTCACACAAGGAAATACAGTAAACCGTGGCTTTGACACTCAGTTACCCGGCATTACCGACGCGCAGATCAAAGACGCTATTACCGAAGCATTAAATGGAAAAGAAGGATGGACAGATGGCGTGAACAGGTTGTACAATATTGTAGCACAGGATTTTATGTATCAGGACGCCACGCGCAATACAATTTTTTTGGACAATCATGATATGAGCAGGTTCTACTCTGTGGTGAATGAAGATTTTACAAAGTTTAAATCTGGTATGGCCATGCTGTTAACTATGCGCGGTGTACCGCAAATGTACTACGGCGATGAAATATTAATGAAAGGCTATTCCAACCCGGACGGGCTTGTTCGTGAAGATTTTTCCGGCGGATGGGCTGGCGACAGAAAAGATAAGTTCACCGCTGATGGTCGTGATAAACAGGAAAACGAAGCTTTTAATTATGTGCGTACCCTGGCCAACTATCGTAAAACCACACCAGCGCTGCAAACCGGCAAGCTTATGCAATACATACCGCGAAATGGCATTTACACCTACTTTAGGTACGATGCGCAAAAAACCGTTATGATAACCTATAACGGCGGCGAAAAAGATGCTGTTTCAAATGCTGAAGACTTTAAGGAGCGCACAACTGGTTTTACAACTGGCACTAACATTATAACTCACGAAAAACTGGGTAATTTAAAGCAGCTAAACATCCCTGCAAAAACCGCCCTGGTAATAGAACTAAGCAAATGA
- a CDS encoding SusE domain-containing protein codes for MKRIITKFLAFSCLAVFVLASCKKDEVRVTAQPATGGALAASTTSPALSKANLTQTAITITASPQDYGYKAAVTNTLQIAAKGTNFASPTEVALATGALTKTYTVQDFNNLLLAMNMPSGAAAQIEMRLKSSLSSTTPGNIAYSNVVTITATPFALVSYVYVPGAYQGWNPPTADSLQSATGNGIYTGIINFTTGNLDFKITPEKKWDVAYGIVSGSAISTSGGNISAPGVGQYFVTVDLNAKTITMVAVDAYYSLIGDATAGGWGSDTDMKFNNGTRAWEITLPLISTGHFKVRKNHDWGTSYGVPKTGADGATLASSNSDDIPVATNGTYKFTFTPIGTDNAKAAYTLVKQ; via the coding sequence ATGAAAAGAATCATTACCAAATTTTTAGCATTCAGCTGCCTTGCCGTATTTGTGCTGGCATCATGCAAAAAAGATGAAGTACGGGTTACAGCACAACCAGCCACTGGGGGTGCCTTAGCGGCTTCAACAACCAGCCCGGCACTTTCAAAAGCTAATTTAACCCAAACAGCAATTACCATAACAGCCAGCCCGCAAGATTATGGGTACAAAGCGGCGGTAACCAACACCCTGCAAATTGCGGCTAAGGGCACTAACTTTGCTTCTCCAACAGAAGTCGCATTAGCAACTGGCGCGTTAACCAAAACCTATACCGTACAAGACTTCAATAATTTGCTTTTAGCCATGAATATGCCAAGTGGTGCTGCTGCGCAAATAGAAATGCGGTTAAAATCATCTTTAAGCTCAACTACTCCGGGTAACATTGCTTACTCAAATGTAGTTACAATTACCGCTACTCCGTTCGCCTTGGTGTCTTACGTTTATGTGCCGGGTGCTTATCAGGGCTGGAACCCACCAACTGCCGATAGCTTGCAATCTGCAACAGGCAATGGCATTTATACGGGTATAATAAACTTCACTACTGGTAATTTAGATTTTAAGATAACACCTGAAAAGAAATGGGATGTTGCTTATGGTATAGTTAGCGGCAGCGCAATTAGCACATCCGGAGGGAACATAAGTGCACCTGGTGTAGGTCAGTACTTTGTAACGGTAGATTTAAATGCAAAAACGATTACAATGGTAGCCGTTGATGCTTACTACAGCCTGATAGGCGACGCAACAGCCGGTGGATGGGGCAGCGATACTGATATGAAGTTTAACAACGGTACACGCGCTTGGGAAATCACTCTTCCGCTTATTTCGACAGGGCACTTCAAAGTAAGAAAAAATCACGATTGGGGAACCAGCTACGGCGTTCCTAAAACTGGCGCGGACGGCGCAACTCTGGCATCGAGCAACTCCGACGATATCCCGGTTGCAACAAATGGAACTTATAAATTCACGTTCACGCCAATCGGCACAGATAACGCGAAAGCTGCGTACACACTGGTAAAACAGTAG
- a CDS encoding RagB/SusD family nutrient uptake outer membrane protein: protein MKKNFLKAFTITVLTGSVFSCDKKLDLLPTNDITSATVYKNADGYKQAFAKVYGSFALTGNQGPAGNGDVQGIDEGTSDFLRLYWKAQELSTDEAVIAWGDVGIQDFHNMNWSAANPFLKGLYYRSLYQITLANEFIRQSADDQLSSRGISGEDADKIRRFSAEARFLRAFQYWVLLDLYGSVPLVTESDLIGVTVPKQADRKTLFNYVESELKAIEPTLAAPKSNEYGRADQAADWALLARLYLNAEVYTGTKRFDDAITYANKVIGSGYSLISNYQWLMLADNQQNTSENIFTINYDGLRTQSYGGTTFLTHAPVGGSESASNFGISGGWGGARTTKNLPNLFPDYTGAADKRAQFYTNGQNLEIKDQGAFTDGFAVTKYRNVNRSGAAGQSLDFADVDFPLFRLSEVYLIYAEAVLRGGAGGNLGNALTYVNNIRTRAYGNTSGNVTSISLDFILDERARELYWEGFRRTDLIRFGKFTTGTYLWPFKGGVANGKSVEDFRNIYPIPTDDITANPTLKQNPGY from the coding sequence ATGAAAAAGAACTTTTTAAAAGCATTTACAATTACAGTGCTTACAGGCAGTGTATTTTCGTGTGACAAAAAACTCGATTTACTGCCAACAAACGACATCACCTCGGCAACGGTTTACAAAAATGCCGACGGTTACAAACAGGCATTTGCCAAAGTTTACGGCTCCTTTGCCTTAACAGGTAACCAGGGCCCTGCCGGTAACGGCGACGTACAAGGCATAGACGAGGGTACATCAGACTTTTTACGCCTTTATTGGAAAGCGCAAGAACTAAGCACAGACGAAGCTGTAATTGCCTGGGGCGATGTAGGCATACAGGACTTCCATAACATGAACTGGTCTGCAGCCAATCCTTTCCTGAAAGGCCTTTATTACCGTAGTTTGTACCAAATCACGCTGGCTAACGAATTCATCAGGCAATCTGCCGATGACCAGTTAAGCAGCCGCGGTATCTCCGGAGAGGACGCAGATAAAATCCGCAGGTTCAGTGCTGAGGCTCGTTTCCTTAGGGCATTTCAATACTGGGTTTTGCTTGACCTCTATGGTTCAGTACCATTGGTTACAGAAAGTGACCTAATAGGTGTTACCGTACCTAAACAAGCAGATCGCAAAACGCTCTTCAATTATGTTGAATCGGAATTGAAAGCCATAGAACCAACATTAGCTGCGCCAAAATCAAATGAATACGGCCGTGCCGACCAGGCTGCTGATTGGGCTTTACTAGCCAGGCTTTATTTGAATGCCGAAGTTTATACTGGCACAAAAAGATTTGATGACGCTATTACTTATGCCAACAAAGTTATTGGTTCCGGTTACTCACTTATAAGCAATTATCAGTGGTTAATGCTTGCCGACAATCAGCAAAACACCAGCGAAAACATCTTTACTATTAATTATGATGGCTTACGCACCCAAAGCTACGGCGGTACAACTTTCCTGACCCACGCACCGGTTGGCGGCTCAGAATCTGCCAGCAACTTCGGTATCAGTGGCGGTTGGGGTGGCGCACGTACTACCAAGAACCTGCCCAACCTTTTCCCTGATTATACAGGAGCTGCAGACAAACGCGCACAGTTCTACACTAACGGCCAGAACTTAGAGATTAAAGATCAGGGTGCATTTACCGATGGCTTTGCCGTTACCAAGTACCGCAACGTTAACCGTTCAGGCGCAGCCGGCCAAAGCCTTGATTTTGCTGATGTTGACTTTCCACTTTTCCGTCTGTCAGAGGTGTATCTTATTTACGCAGAAGCCGTTTTGCGCGGAGGCGCTGGCGGTAATTTAGGTAATGCGTTAACTTATGTTAACAATATCCGCACACGTGCTTATGGCAATACAAGCGGCAACGTAACCTCTATTTCGCTGGATTTTATCTTGGACGAAAGGGCACGCGAGCTGTATTGGGAAGGTTTCCGCCGCACTGACCTTATTCGTTTCGGTAAATTTACCACAGGCACTTACCTGTGGCCATTTAAAGGTGGTGTTGCCAACGGTAAAAGTGTAGAAGACTTCAGGAACATCTACCCTATCCCAACAGACGATATTACAGCCAACCCTACACTAAAACAAAATCCGGGTTACTAA
- a CDS encoding SusC/RagA family TonB-linked outer membrane protein — protein sequence MRNNYLKKYLLLFAVMLISQAIFAQTRSITGKVVDENNQPLTGATVLISGTTMAGAADLNGIYKINGVAPGTYTLTASFIGYTSAPQSVTVGTDNATVNFSLQPSSKSLNEIVVIGYGTVKKKDLTGAVTTVSSKDFQTGNITSPEQLIAGKVAGVSITPNGGAPGAGSTIRVRGGASISASNDPLIVVDGVQLSNDGIAGAPNALTLINPNDIETFTVLKDASATAIYGSRASNGVIIITTKRGATGKPVVNLNTQVSASVLTKEVSVLSADQLRDYVKANGNATFQGLLGTESTNWQKEIYQTAISNDNNLSVSGGLKNLPYRISVGYLDQKGILRTGYLNRASASINLSPKLFDNHLKIDFNVRGTASKARFANQGAIGAAISFDPTKPVLSGNTNYGGYFEYLDSDPSSATGLKQLAPRNPVGLLEEREDKSDVKRSIGNLQLDYKFHFLPDLHANVNFGYDASEGKGTIVQPDFAASSFRRYKDANNVLHSGVNNQYNNKVLNTTFEGYLNYVKEVKAIDTRIDAVAGYAYYDYKTTITNYPDLTTDGTVVSSPTYPFDIPRNRLLSYYGRLNLTIANKYLLTGTIRRDGSSRFSPLNRYAVFPSGALAWKIKEESFLKDNTLFSDLKLRVGYGLTGQQDGLSNYAYTPYYSLSSQTASYQFGNTFYQLYRPIAYDPKRKWEQSATTNAGIDFGFLGGRLTGSIDAYYKETKDLLAPVNVAAGAGFSNTFVTNVGTMTNKGIEVSLNAQVVRSKDVAWDVAFNATYNQNKITKLTFVNDPNSTGIASGGVSGGTGSSVQRIIVGQPRGAYYVYQQVYGTDGKPLDNVYVDRNGDGSINDKDLYLYKQPDPKYIFGFSSNVSYRNFNLAVVMRANVGNYAYNNVYSSTGTRNSILNPLGYLNNGSTNVLESGLIGANDKNVLSDYYIQNASFVKMDNASLGYNFGKILGGSAQLSVSGNVQNVFTITKYKGVDPEVNGGIDNNIYPRPRTYVLGVNLKF from the coding sequence ATTTGCGCAAACAAGAAGCATTACCGGTAAAGTGGTTGACGAGAACAACCAGCCGTTAACAGGTGCAACCGTACTTATTTCTGGCACCACTATGGCCGGTGCTGCTGATCTGAATGGCATTTACAAGATAAACGGAGTGGCGCCGGGTACTTACACCTTAACAGCCAGCTTTATCGGCTATACATCTGCACCTCAAAGTGTAACTGTTGGTACAGATAATGCTACAGTCAATTTTTCTTTACAACCATCATCAAAATCACTGAACGAGATTGTGGTCATCGGCTATGGTACCGTTAAAAAGAAAGATCTTACGGGCGCTGTTACAACAGTGAGTTCAAAAGATTTCCAAACAGGTAACATTACGTCGCCCGAGCAATTAATTGCCGGTAAGGTAGCAGGTGTATCCATAACGCCAAACGGTGGCGCACCAGGCGCAGGTAGTACCATCCGTGTACGCGGTGGGGCATCTATCAGCGCCAGCAACGATCCGCTGATTGTAGTGGACGGTGTACAGTTAAGCAACGACGGTATTGCCGGTGCCCCTAACGCATTAACGCTGATCAACCCGAACGATATTGAAACTTTTACCGTGTTAAAAGATGCGTCAGCAACTGCCATTTATGGTTCAAGGGCATCTAACGGTGTAATTATCATCACCACCAAAAGAGGCGCGACAGGCAAGCCGGTAGTAAATTTAAATACCCAGGTTTCCGCTTCGGTACTTACCAAAGAAGTAAGTGTACTGTCTGCAGATCAGCTGAGGGATTATGTAAAAGCTAACGGTAATGCAACCTTCCAGGGCCTTTTAGGTACAGAAAGTACAAACTGGCAAAAAGAGATCTATCAAACCGCTATCAGCAACGACAATAATCTGAGCGTATCCGGCGGGTTAAAAAATCTGCCATACCGAATCTCTGTTGGGTATTTGGATCAGAAGGGAATTCTACGAACCGGCTACTTAAACAGGGCTTCAGCTTCTATTAACTTGTCTCCAAAACTGTTCGATAATCATTTGAAAATCGATTTTAACGTGAGGGGTACCGCAAGCAAAGCGCGCTTTGCCAACCAGGGTGCAATAGGTGCTGCCATAAGTTTCGACCCTACTAAACCTGTGTTGTCAGGCAACACTAACTACGGTGGCTATTTTGAATACTTAGACAGCGACCCTTCATCGGCAACAGGCCTTAAACAGCTTGCACCACGCAACCCGGTAGGTTTGTTAGAAGAACGTGAAGACAAAAGCGATGTAAAAAGAAGTATTGGTAACCTGCAGTTAGATTATAAATTTCACTTTCTGCCTGATCTGCATGCCAACGTAAACTTTGGCTACGACGCATCTGAAGGTAAGGGTACAATTGTACAGCCTGATTTTGCTGCATCAAGCTTCAGGAGGTATAAAGACGCCAACAACGTATTACATAGTGGTGTAAACAACCAGTATAACAACAAAGTATTAAATACCACATTTGAGGGCTACTTAAACTATGTTAAAGAAGTTAAGGCCATTGATACACGGATTGATGCGGTAGCTGGTTACGCTTATTACGATTACAAAACTACGATAACCAATTACCCGGATCTTACAACAGACGGTACAGTTGTATCAAGCCCAACTTATCCGTTTGATATTCCACGCAACCGTTTGTTGTCTTACTACGGCCGTTTAAACTTAACAATTGCCAATAAATACCTGTTAACAGGTACTATCCGTCGTGATGGTTCATCAAGGTTTAGCCCGTTAAACCGTTACGCGGTATTCCCTTCAGGTGCGCTGGCCTGGAAAATTAAAGAAGAGTCTTTCCTGAAAGACAATACATTATTTTCTGATCTGAAACTGCGTGTTGGCTATGGTTTAACCGGTCAGCAGGATGGTTTATCCAACTACGCTTACACACCATATTATTCACTTAGTTCACAAACCGCTTCGTACCAGTTCGGTAATACATTTTACCAGTTATACCGCCCGATTGCTTATGACCCTAAACGTAAATGGGAACAGAGTGCTACCACAAATGCAGGTATCGATTTCGGTTTCCTTGGCGGACGCTTAACGGGTAGCATCGATGCCTATTACAAAGAGACCAAAGACCTTTTGGCACCAGTTAACGTAGCTGCGGGTGCAGGGTTCTCTAATACATTTGTTACCAACGTTGGTACCATGACCAATAAGGGTATCGAGGTATCGTTAAATGCACAAGTGGTGAGAAGTAAAGATGTAGCCTGGGATGTTGCCTTTAACGCCACTTACAACCAAAACAAAATTACAAAGTTAACTTTCGTAAATGATCCTAACAGTACGGGGATTGCGTCTGGCGGTGTATCAGGCGGAACAGGCTCTAGCGTACAGCGTATTATTGTTGGTCAGCCTCGTGGTGCATACTACGTTTACCAGCAGGTGTATGGTACAGATGGTAAACCGTTAGATAACGTGTACGTAGACAGAAACGGTGATGGATCTATTAATGATAAAGACCTGTATCTATACAAACAGCCGGATCCTAAGTATATATTCGGTTTCTCCAGTAATGTTAGCTACCGCAACTTCAATCTTGCTGTAGTAATGCGTGCTAACGTAGGTAACTATGCCTACAATAACGTTTATTCAAGTACAGGTACCAGAAACAGCATTCTTAATCCGCTTGGTTATTTAAATAACGGCTCCACCAATGTATTGGAAAGTGGCCTGATAGGTGCAAACGATAAAAATGTTTTATCTGATTACTACATCCAGAATGCATCATTCGTGAAGATGGACAATGCGAGCCTTGGTTACAACTTTGGTAAAATACTAGGCGGCTCTGCACAGCTTAGCGTAAGTGGCAACGTGCAAAACGTGTTTACTATCACCAAATATAAAGGGGTAGATCCGGAAGTAAACGGTGGTATAGATAATAACATTTACCCACGCCCGCGTACTTACGTACTAGGCGTAAACCTGAAATTTTAA